The proteins below come from a single Mytilus edulis chromosome 5, xbMytEdul2.2, whole genome shotgun sequence genomic window:
- the LOC139522661 gene encoding E3 ubiquitin-protein ligase DZIP3-like → MASLSPEEENFVRLNLLLTGISPRAVRTLFDYEFAPVCLDATLKKEFNKLRDLQKKRVINQSQWNLLTPRFPDSPDSKNFDVTLMSLLLRNLTTIAPPHGGYDNLPSSSETTPAADLARIKYYRNVLAHLDDGNIQNTEFSAAWDDITGVSSI, encoded by the exons atggcATCACTTTCACCAGAAGAAGAAAACTTTGTGAGACTTAACTTGTTACTGACAGGAATTTCTCCTCGCGCAGTGCGTACCTTGTTTGATTATGAATTTGCTCCAGTTTGTCTAGATGCAACACTGAAGAAAGAGTTCAACAAACTGAGAGATCTTCAAAAGAAACGTGTAATTAATCAGTCGCAGTGGAACTTACTGACCCCAAGGTTTCCTG ATTCTCCAGATTCCAAGAACTTTGATGTTACTCTAATGAGTTTACTTCTAAGAAATCTCACAACAATAGCCCCTCCTCATGGAGGGTATGACAATTTGCCTTCATCATCAGAAACGACACCTGCTGCTGACTTGGCCAGAATAAAGTATTACAGAAATGTCCTCGCTCATCTAGATGATGGTAATATACAGAATACCGAGTTTTCCGCAGCATGGGATGATATTACTGGTGTAAGCAgcatttaa